Within Candidatus Cloacimonadota bacterium, the genomic segment ATCTAACTGTTTGGATGCAAACTCAAGAAATTTGATTGGATCTTCCCAGCTTTCATCTGCAATATTAACCGTTTCTTCCACGTATTCCGGCAAATCCAGCGGATTATCCAGAAGATGATCGATCACTTTCAATTTGAATGTATCATCTTTTACCCAGGCTTTTTCAAAGCCAAGTTCAGAAGGGTCTAAATGCAAATATGTAAGGCAACTATCCAAAGCGGAAACACTGAGTGAATCGAGCATTTCGGCTTGAAGGAAGAAGTTAACAACAAATAACAACGAGCAAAAGATTAATATACTTTTCATTTATACCTCTTTGTCATACTGAGCGATGTTGAAGAAAAAGTATCAATTAATCTTCCCATATCCTTCGATAAACTCAGGATGACTTTCTTTTTTTTCTAAAATAAAATTCAAAACAATATACGATCAATATGATCGCTTAACGTTTTCGAGAAAGATAATGAAAAATTATTCGTCAAATAAAAAACTATTTCTTGGCTTATTAATCTGTGAAATTATTCTATCATACATGAAAAATGAATTGAATGAAATTGTAAAAGATCTTCCTTCTAAACCGGAAATTATGGGTAGCAGAAACCTTCAAATTTCTGCAGTTCTGGTACCTTTTATCAGAATCAATGATGAATATCAACTTCTCTTTGAAAAACGCGCTGATCATATTCGACAAGGAAGTGAAATATCCTTTCCCGGAGGAGGATTCGAAGCGGAATATGATACAAACTTTCAGGATACAGCGATTCGAGAAACCTGTGAAGAATTGGGAATTGAACCAGAAAACATTAGAGTTTACAAACCATTCGAAACGGTTGTTGTTCCGCATGGAAAGATAATTTATTCCTTCAAAGGAGAAATCGATTCTGCAGTTTTAGATTCGATGAAGCCAAATCATGAAGTGCAATATGCTTTTACAGTTCCCTTAAAATGTTTTCTGGAAAATGAACCGGAAATCTATCAGGCAAGATCTCAGATATTTTCTTTTAAAATCGATTCTTACGGTAATGAAAAGATACTTTTTCCGGCAGAAGAACTTGGCATTCCAAACAAATACCAAAAAGCCTGGGGAAAAAGACTTTATCCTATCTACGTTTACCGTGTACAAAATGAAGTGATCTGGGGAATTACCGGACAGATAATTTTTGAATTGATGCAGAAATTGAGAAAAGCTATTTAATTGATTTCTTCTCTTTTTTCAATTTCCTGTATTTTCTATATTGAGGAATTTGGGAAATAAACAAACCACAAATCACGATCAGAATTCCTAAAACTTTTAGTAATGGAAGTGGATCATTCAAAACTATATAAGCTATCACAGCCGTAAAAACGGGAATCAGATTAGCAAATATATTCGTATTGATCAGTCCGATCCGGCGAATAGCAAAAGTAATGAAAATAAATGATAAAGTTGAAGGCATCGTTCCCAGTTTTATAATGTTTGTAATAGCTTCAACATTGTGGTGTATTGTCATAAAATATTTACCTTCTGCAAAGATAAAGATAGGAATGAAATAGAGAAGTCCGATCATATTTTGGTATTTCACGATCGTTAATGATGAATATTCACTCGAAATTGATTTGAGAGTAAGTCCATAAACAATCGCTGAAGCAACAGCTCCGAACATCAAAATAATTCCCGGAATAGAATTCGTTCCCGATCCATCGCTGCGAACTACCATCGTTACACCCACAAATGAAAGTAATAATCCAAAAGCTACCCAGTAACCAAAATATTCACGGGAAATAAAATGGGTGAAAATCGGTGTGAATACTGGAATAGTGGAAACAATGATCGAAGCTGTGGTTGCTGTAACCATCGTAAGACCTACACTTTCACAAAAGAAATAGAGAAAAGGCTGCAGCAGTGCAAGCAGAAAAAAATGCTTCCAATGGCCTGATTGAATTTTCTGATGTTTTTTTGCTAAACTCATCAGGAAAGAAAGAAATAACGTGGCAACAACCAGCCGCAAAGTAATGATAGTGATAGGACCGTAAACAACATTAACCTGCTTGAACCAGACATAACTATAGCCCCAAAACAGCGAAGCAAACGTCGCTGCCAGGTAAACTATCATCTTTCCTGCTTTAAATTTTTCCATGAAGGCGAACAAATTATTGCGCAAAATTTTGTCAATTTGATCGTTCAAACAGCTGTTGAATTTTGAGTTATAATAAAATTCTTGCCATCAATCTTTGTAAATTAAATTATCGTGCAGATGATCGGGAGGTAAGATGGAAAGCAGAAAAGAAGTTTATCAACTTGTAATTCAAGAAGAAATCAAAGCACAGAATCTCTACAAAACCTTAGCCAAAGCGTTGAATAAGACAGATTCGGAAGATATCTTTGAAAAGTTGATAAAAATAGAGAAAATCCACGAAGAAAAAATTATTGAGCTCTTTAACAATGAATTCCCTCAGCAGGAATTGAATATCGACAGAAATTTAACACCAAAAGTTGAAAATGATATTGATCTGGAATCACCGGAAAAGGCACTCAGATTTGCAATATCCAAAGAAGAAGATGCACAGCAGATCTATTTGGAACTGGCTTCCGGGGCCGAAAATCTTAAAAACAAAGAACTTTTTGAGAAGTTTGCTGCTGACGAAAGAAATCATAAAAAATTATTGGAAGATGAGATCAGCCGGCTGGGTGGCTTGATGACCTGGTTCGATGAATCTGAATTGAATGGCTTGATGGAATATTAGAAAACACTAAAAGGAGAGAATAAAATGAAAAAAATCAGCTTAATTTTGTTGATTGTAATGCTTGGTTCCACTTGCATCTGGGCACTCAAAATTGGTAGAAAAATACTTCCCGACACAATGAAAGCAGGTGATATTGAGCTACTTTTAAATGGTGCAGGATTACGTAAGAAATTTATTATCAAAGTATATGCAGGAGCACTTTATCTTCCTGCCAAAAACAGCAATGCAGCACAGATTGCAGCTGCCGATGAGCCGATGGCGATAAAGATGCATTTCATTTATAAAGCTGTTGATCCCGATAAACTGATCGAAGCCTGGAATACAGGCTTTGCCAAAAGCGATATATCGAACCTGCAAACCGAGATTAACACGTTCAATTCCTATTTTAACAAGGATGCTGTAGAAGACGATGTTTATGATATTATTTATCTACCAGGTGAAGGAACATCATTATTCATTAACCATGAACTGAAAGGCACAATTGCAGGCTTGGAATTCAAAACCGCTCTCTTCAACATCTGGCTTTCGGATAATACTGAACTTCCAAAACTGCGCGATGCTATGCTGGGGAATTAGATTTGAAGAATAAATTGATAAAATGCCGAAATTGCGGCAAAATGGTTGGTTCCAAGGCCAAGCGCTGTAAACATTGCGGTACAATGTTGCGAATGCCGATTGCAGGATCGATCATCATTATTGTAATCGTTCTTTTCATAGTTGCTATGTTTTTGATCGGTTATTTAGAATCTGGATAAAACTATTCAGAAGGAGGAAAAAATGAATTTAGAATATTCTTTTTTATGTAAAAAAGGTATGAAACGCTCCAAAAATCAGGATTCATATTTTGTTCCTTCCAAAGCACATAACACATCTGAAAAAGGAATGTTGTTTGCCATAGCAGATGGCGTTGGTGGATATGCAGCAGGAGATGTTGCAAGTAGTATCTGTTGTGAAATGCTGGGAAGAGATTTTTACGCAGAATCAGAGATAGATTCTATTCCCCACTGGTTGAATGATGAGATCATCAAGATAAATTCCCGAATCCTGGAAATGGGCAAGCAGGAAGAAACAAAAAGATTGGCTACGACAGTAGTAAGCCTGCTTATCAAAGATGAACTTGCTTATTTGAACAACGTGGGAGATAGTAGAATTTATCGCTACAAAAAAGATAAACTTTGCCAGGTCACTGAAGACCATTCTGTAGTTTGGGAATATTACATTCGCAACATTATCACCAAAGATGAAATCATCGAAAGCAGGAATAAACATCTTCTCACAGAAGCGATCGGTCTTAATCGCTATCCTCGTATAAATAGCTATTTTCTTGCACTTCCCAGGGAGTTTTGTTTTCTACTCTGTTCTGATGGTCTTACCGATGTTGTTACCGATGGACAGATCGAAAATGTTATGCAAGAATATTTTGAAGATTTGGATAAATGCACCAAAAAACTGTATAAACTTGCTATCGAAAATGGTTCTCGTGACGATGTAACAATTATAATTGTAAGAAATAAAAATTAGAGGAGATTATGAAATATTTATTTACCTTCTTATTGATTATTACCTTAGCTTTTTTAGCAGCAGAAAATTTTGACTTTACTACGATCAACATAGATTCTTTGAACGCCGTTGCTACTCAAGCTTATCATGATGGGGAATATCAAAAAGCTGCTGATCTTTACATTCAATATATGCAATATGATATAAAAAACGGCAGCGTATGCTACAATCTGGCTTGTTGTTATGGATTATTGGCAAACGATTCTCTGGCAACAAAATATTTAAGATATGCCTACGATAATGGCTTTACCAATATTG encodes:
- a CDS encoding ferritin family protein yields the protein MESRKEVYQLVIQEEIKAQNLYKTLAKALNKTDSEDIFEKLIKIEKIHEEKIIELFNNEFPQQELNIDRNLTPKVENDIDLESPEKALRFAISKEEDAQQIYLELASGAENLKNKELFEKFAADERNHKKLLEDEISRLGGLMTWFDESELNGLMEY
- a CDS encoding protein phosphatase 2C domain-containing protein; the encoded protein is MNLEYSFLCKKGMKRSKNQDSYFVPSKAHNTSEKGMLFAIADGVGGYAAGDVASSICCEMLGRDFYAESEIDSIPHWLNDEIIKINSRILEMGKQEETKRLATTVVSLLIKDELAYLNNVGDSRIYRYKKDKLCQVTEDHSVVWEYYIRNIITKDEIIESRNKHLLTEAIGLNRYPRINSYFLALPREFCFLLCSDGLTDVVTDGQIENVMQEYFEDLDKCTKKLYKLAIENGSRDDVTIIIVRNKN
- a CDS encoding CoA pyrophosphatase, giving the protein MKNELNEIVKDLPSKPEIMGSRNLQISAVLVPFIRINDEYQLLFEKRADHIRQGSEISFPGGGFEAEYDTNFQDTAIRETCEELGIEPENIRVYKPFETVVVPHGKIIYSFKGEIDSAVLDSMKPNHEVQYAFTVPLKCFLENEPEIYQARSQIFSFKIDSYGNEKILFPAEELGIPNKYQKAWGKRLYPIYVYRVQNEVIWGITGQIIFELMQKLRKAI
- a CDS encoding DMT family transporter, with the translated sequence MEKFKAGKMIVYLAATFASLFWGYSYVWFKQVNVVYGPITIITLRLVVATLFLSFLMSLAKKHQKIQSGHWKHFFLLALLQPFLYFFCESVGLTMVTATTASIIVSTIPVFTPIFTHFISREYFGYWVAFGLLLSFVGVTMVVRSDGSGTNSIPGIILMFGAVASAIVYGLTLKSISSEYSSLTIVKYQNMIGLLYFIPIFIFAEGKYFMTIHHNVEAITNIIKLGTMPSTLSFIFITFAIRRIGLINTNIFANLIPVFTAVIAYIVLNDPLPLLKVLGILIVICGLFISQIPQYRKYRKLKKEKKSIK
- a CDS encoding chalcone isomerase family protein yields the protein MKKISLILLIVMLGSTCIWALKIGRKILPDTMKAGDIELLLNGAGLRKKFIIKVYAGALYLPAKNSNAAQIAAADEPMAIKMHFIYKAVDPDKLIEAWNTGFAKSDISNLQTEINTFNSYFNKDAVEDDVYDIIYLPGEGTSLFINHELKGTIAGLEFKTALFNIWLSDNTELPKLRDAMLGN